GAAATTTAAACTCCGGATAAGTTTCGCATAACAGTTTATAATTTTCTGTAAAACCGAGTATCATTCCACCTCCTCCTGCACCACATAATTTTAGTTTGAAGTATTTGCTTCGTAAGCCTTCCGACCAGATATTTTTAAAATCTTCAGGAATCATTTCATTAAACAAATTCAATTGCAAAGCACTGATTTTACTGAAACTCTCAAACATAGATCTCCATTCTTTATAGATACAGTGTTGAATAGCTTCTTGATTTAAATCACTCAGTTCTGTTACTTTTTCAGCATAAGAGAGTTGATTATTGTATTTTTCATGAAAGGTTTTGACTAATGGTGCAGTTTGACGAGGAATGCAGGTATCTAATAAAAAAAAGTCAAAATTCGGTGAATCATAATTAAAGTGGCTGATAATTTCCGTTTCACCGTTTGCACTAATAATTACAGTCTGATTTAAGTAAGATACCAAAGGGTCGATACCCGAACTGTTGCCATGGAAAAAAGACTCCATTAAACCCAGAAGACTTTTAATCTCAGTAAGTGATAAATTTTTCAAGCCACTAACATATTTATTTGCTGTAGCGGCTACCAGAGATCCACTACTACCCAGACCATAACCCATCGGTATATCAGAATCAAATTTTAAGCCTTTATTTACATTGTTTGTAAATGCCTTTGTGTCGATTTGTACTGATTGCGGGAGAATCTGTTTTGCAAGATATTCTGAAAAATGAAGTAAAGTATCGCTGATGGTTTCGTTATGTTTTGAAGTAGTCCAGCGACCGGAAAATAGATGTAACGGTATGGCCAAAGCCGTGCTTCCTTTGGTGACTGTATATTCTCCGAATAAAAGAATTTTTGCCGGATAACGCTTATTCTCATCTATCAATGGTCGAAGGTTTTCAAATTTTTAAAAAATCACTTTTCAATCTATCAGGAATTCTTTACATTTGTGCCCGAAATAATAATTAAGTATAAAAATATTCATATCCATGAGCACCACTACAGAATCTACAAAAATATATTGGCTTTATACACTTCTATCATTAGCTGCAACTGTTTTGTTTCTGATATTCAAGCCAGAATGGTTTTGGGTATGCCTTCCTCCTTTCTGTACTTATTTTGTAAAAGCAATGAGATGGATGTAATCTGAAAGTTGGAGTACAGGTTGATTTCCAATTAAGTACTAATGAATTAAACATCAGGAGTTTTTTAGTAGCAAGAATTTGCTTTTAATCTATATACTCCACTTTCCTCAGGAACTTTATCCCAATTTTAAATTCTACACTTAAATTACGTACCTGCCTCAATTCAAGATTAATTCGTTGTTGGGTAAAGGGTTCAATGATACCGAATAAAGGTGGTTGTTCGTACTGAAATGAGAGATCCGGGCTAATCGAAAACTCCGCAAATACATCTGATAAGTCTGTAATAGGCTTCGTAAATCCACCACCAAACGTCACTCCGTAATTGAATTTTCTGACAAAATCATTGATAGGATAAAAAAGACTACCAAAAATAAGATAGTCATCCAGATTGGTGCTGACTGTATATTCCCCTCTAAGGCCCAATAAATAATACGGAAAAACAGACTTCCCGATATCAAAAGCTTTTCTGGCACCCAATTCCAATACTACATTGTTAAACTTAAAGCCTTGTTGCGAAGCAAAAGCATTATTAAAACTAACAAACCGGACGGAACTTCCTCTGGTATGGTATCCCAATTGAGCGTAAAGAGATCCTTTATTAAATTCATCAAAAGACTCTATAAACAGGTCACCGTTGAGACTGAAAAGCGGGTCTCTGTTGATGCTTTGTCCGAGTCCCTGACCCCAACTCTGATAGTTGACTGCAGCTCCTGCTTTGGCACCAAACCAAAAACTTTGTGCTGATACATTAAGTGAAACCCCACATAATAATAGTATCCAAATCAGATTTTCTTTAAGTATTTTTAGCATTGGTTATTTCTTGTGTGTTGAATATGGCAATCAAGAAGTGCAAAGAAATTGAATTATCTTTAAGATGCGAATTTAAAGAAAGTTTTTTGAAAACTAACGATTTGAAATACCTAATTTTGTATTCAGATTCGGAAATGATAATCTTCCGGATTATTTTTGTACCACTGTTATCAGCTTACTTTATAGATAAATAACAACTTTTCTAATGTAAATTTGTTTTCTAAAACTTGTGATTCATTTCAGAAAAATATTTTTTTACGCATCGGTCTAAATGGTAGCATACTCTATAAAGGATCTGGAAAACTTATCGGGACTAAAAGCTCACACGCTGCGTATATGGGAAAAAAGATATGGCATCATCAGTCCTCGCCGTACCGATACCAATATCAGATACTACGAAGATACTGATCTGCAGAAAATATTAAATATTTCATTACTAAACCGAAAAGGATACAAAATATCCAAAATAGCGGGCATGTCGGGTGATGAACTGAAACAAAAAGTTGCAGAGCTAACAGAAGTTGGGGTAGCATTTGAAGATCAGGTTGACTCCCTGATGATGGCAATGTTTGAATTGAATGAATCAAAATTCAATATTATATTAGACCACCAGATCGAGTCGAAGGGTTTTGAACACACGATGAACGATGTAGTGTACCCGCTTTTAGACAAACTGAGTATGATGTGGATTGCCGGCTCTATCAAGAGTGTTCACGAAAATTTTGTCAGTAATCTTATAAAGTGGAAGACAATCGTGGCTATTGATAAATTAAAAGTGACCATTCAGCATCCCGGTTTGAAGTTTCTGATTTATTTGCCTGAAGCAGAAACGCATGAGCTAAGTTTACATTTTCTCCACTTTATATTAAAAAAGTATGGAGCTCATGTAATAAACCTAGGCAGTAATGTACCATTAATAGATGTGTTGGAAGGTCAGAATATTCTAAATGCCAATTACATATTTACTATCTTCAATGATAGTTTTGCAGATGTACCCCTTCAGCCGTATATCGACGAGCTTTCAAAAAATTGTGGTGATGCTAAAATTCTTATCTCCGGCTTCCAAACCGTCAGTCAAAAAATCACCCTTGCTGAAAATGTCATCAATATCAGCAGTATTGATAAACTGAAAGAATTTATAGAAAATTCTAAGAATATTGATTAACACTTTGTTGTGATATATTTTGATTTGGTTCAAAACATAATATATTTTATTACGTTTTTAAAAGGTCTTTTCAGATATATATTCTGAAAAGATAATTGTTCTAACATCTATTTATAACTTATTAAAACATTTTAAAATGAGCAAGTTCTTAAAATTAACTTTTCTATTTATCACAGTTTCTATGATTGCCGTTTCTTGTAAAAACAAACCGGCTGGAGACGCTGCAGGTGTTGGTGAAGCCGGTGATGTATCACAAACAACCGGTACTGTTTATACAACAGATGCTACATTAGCTAAAATTGCATGGGAAGGTTCAAAACCCGGTGGAAAACACAATGGTATTATCAGTATTTCGGAAGGTAGTCTCACCGTTACGGAAGGAGTAGTTTCAGGGGGAACTTTTACAATTGATATGAATTCAATCAATGTTGCGGACCTGGAAGGAAAATATAAAGAAGACCTGGAAGCACACCTTAAAGGTACTGCTAATGAAGGAAAAACTGACTTTTTTAACGTGACACAATTTCCAACTGCGAAATTTGAAATCACTAAAGTAACAGAACTCGCTGGTGATGCAGAAGGTAATGCCTTGGTATATGGTAACCTTACTTTATTAGATGTAACAAAAGAAGTAAATTTTAAAGCTACGGTCTCTGTCAGCGAAGATCAGGTTACAGTAAATACTCCGCCATTCACAATCAACAGAACTGACTGGGGTATCAAATATGGTTCGAAATCATTTTTTGATGATTTGAAAGATAAATTTATAGAAGATAACATTGGTTTGAGCATATCTTTGACTGCTCAAAAACCAGCTATGTAATAAAAAGTCCTAAAGACAAGTTTTAGCGTAAGGCGATGTAAAGTATTTTACATCGCCTTTTTTATGCTCTTTATTTGAGTCCACTTCTAAAATACCTGTTATATAATAATGAACTGGTTTTTTTCTTGACCATAAATGGAAACGGTTGATTATCAATGCAGTAGAAATCAATTTATTTCTATTTCTAAAATATTTATTTTTTAGAGTTAACTCTTATTTCGTTATTTAAAATATTTTATCATCAAAGGAGTTGTCAGTTTCAAATTTTTCTGAACTTTACAGCTTAAAATTAAAAATATGACCATCAAACAACTCATCAAAATCGAAGACAACGCCCAAGAAATATGGGTTATAAGTCCATCACTTCGATATGATACAGCCAATAGAGAATTTTCAGAGCTGGTAAGTGTCAATCTGGGTGAAAAAACCAAATACCGATACATTGTTCCGGCAACCAAAGAAATTCTAGAAAACATTGAAATATATAAAAAGCAATATAAACTTAGCGAAAGTGAGGTACATAATAATTTCCTATTGTTGCCTGAATCCGATTTTACACCCTTTATGTTGGAAATAGCAATTTATGATGGAAATTCAGATTGTATTGCCTGCGCAGCACCTGGATCTGCAGACGGGAATGAAGTCATAAGATTTGACGACGCTACTGCCAGATCGATGGCTCAACACTTCAAAAATACCTGGAAAATATACATGAGAGAAAAATTGTAAAAGGTTATATTGTACTTCTGTCCATAATTTTTCTTCTTTTATAATATCTCTAAAACAAAAATACGGTTAAATATAGAACATATCCGGTACAAAGTATATATTTGTAGGTACAAACAACCTTGTGGTGGATTGGATCCGGAAAATCAAAACCGATGAAAACAGTGCCCTGACTGAAATTTATCTCCTTTACCGAGATGAATGTATTTCGTGGTTACAAATTGAATTTACATTAGATATTCAGGATGCATCAGATGTATTCCAATTGTCTGTTGTTATTTTATATGACAACGTAATTACCGGTAAACTTACCGAGCTCAGTACGGATGTTAAAAAATATCTTTACGGAATTGCCCGCAACAAATCACTCGAACTTTACAGAGAGAAAAAGCGTTTGAATATTCAGGATAGCAATCTACTTATGAATCGTTATGTTCAGATGGAAAATGATTCAGACATTCATGAAAAAGAAATTCTTGAAAATCAGATCAGTAAGATGATTAACTGCCTGCATATTATGGGAGATCCTTGCAGATCGGTCTTGCAACTTTTCTATTTTAACAACATGAGTATGGAGGAAATAAGCTATCTGATGGGCTATAAAAATGCAGATACTGTTAAAAATCAAAAATATAAGTGTCTCAAAAGGTTACAAAAGACGTTTTCTGAACATATAGTAATAAATAATTAAGCGTGAAGATTAGTGAAAAAGATTTGGAATTGCTGGATGGGTATATTACTCAATCTTTGAGTGCATCAGATATGCATTCTGTTAAAGAACGTTTGGCTAAAGAACCGGAACTTGCCCGGGATTATAATGAACTTCGACTTATCGTAGAAAGCCTGAGAGTTTCAACACTAAATAATAAACTGAAAATGCTTCAGGAACTTGAAGAAGGTAAAAAACCGGTTCAGGTGGAAAAGCCATTAAAATCGAAAAGTTGGTTTTTAGTGCTGACAGGGGCTGTGATTGTACTGGTTTTATTTGTAGTCTATTATTGGAAAAACGAAACGAAATCAGACCTGACAAGTACAGAAGACCTTTTAATTGCGGATAATATCAGTGATGATTTTGTATTGCACAAAACAATGAGAAGCAGTAATGATTCATCGGAATTGAGTCTTGAACAACGCAAAGCATATGACTTGTATGCAATTCAGGAGTTTAAGGATGCCATTCCTCTTTTGGAAGAACTCTGGCAGGCAAATCAGGATACCCTCGCCTACTTTTATCTGGGGGTGAGTTATGTTGCCACCGGACAACATGAAAAGGCACAAAAATATTAACAGATCCGATCATGTCCGGACATCCCACCTATGGAAATAAACTCAAAGAGCTTCCTTTAAAGTAACCTGATCTATGCAACATGAAAATACACTTCTTTTTCTTTTCTGTTGCACTCATTTTATTTTTTTCTGATTGCCGGGAAAAATCACCCCAATCTGGGAGTAAAGAAATTCTTTACCCTTTTACTATAGTAAATGACTCTGTAGTGTCAATACTCAGGCAGGCCGAAAATACATTCGGAACAGACAGGAAAGCCTCACAATTATTATTTGCTGATGTTCTCAAACATATAAGTGATGCAAGATTATATAATTATGCCCTTTTTCATATCAGACTTACAGATCATTTTGAAGGCTATTTTTGTCAAAAGACCGCTGCACATATGCCGGATTTTAAGCTGAGCGAAAATGACGTATTAACAGATTTATTAATGACTGTGGATTCGGTGTTTTTGCTGGAGTCAATAAATGGTGTGCGATTAGCAGAATTATCAGAATCTTTCACAGAATTTCCGTGGATATATGGATTGTCACAAATGGCACTTGGACTACATTTTAAGTATTATTTGCATGAACATCTGACTTCGTTGGCTTATTTTAATCTGGCTGTAAATCATTTGACAAAACACCCTATTGGATATACCATGACTGTATATGCAATCAAAGAGAGTATCCAGCAGGCTTTTCATCTCAGAGAAATGCTGACAGCAGAAGCATCCGGTCAACAAGCACTTTTTTATGCTAATTTTATACCTGAAGATACAATTTCAACAGTACTATCGCTGGTCGCATCCGGATATTCCAGGGTTAATGATGATACCGATTTCAGCAAAAAACAATTCAGAAAAGCTTATGAACTGACAAAAAATTCTCAATACGTTTTCCTGCATCAGGAGGTTTTAAAATATCTTTCACATTATCACTTTCCGGAAAAATCATCTGATTTTGAATTATTTCTGTCACTCTATAAAACGTCAGTCCACAAATATGGAGATAAAATGAATCTTGAAAAAAATCTGGGGCAATTTGAAATGATGAAAAACAATCCGAAAGCCGCCATTATTCATCTGGAAAAAGCATTGGACTATTGTAATAAATTGAAAAGACCGGACAAAGCGATGAAAGAAACCATTTTGGGATACCTGAAAGATGCCTGTCTGAGTCTGGGATATTTTGAGAATGCCATTGTAAGCAGTCTGGCTCAGATTAATGTCAGCTTAAGTGTTCCGGTTTGTATTGAATGTCTGTATGCCCGGTTTTCAGATTCTCTTATTCAGTTGCCTAATGCTTATATAGTTGCCAATGAAATGTCTCAGATTTTAAGAAAAAGATATCATCAGAAAAAGAATATTGAAGATCTGTACATAGCTTTAAAATTCAGCAAATTATCGATAGACTATCTTGCATTGCCACATACGACACTGGAAGAAAATAAAAAAATTACCTTAGTGGAATATTCAAAATATATTATCGATGATTGTATCGAACTTCTGTATCTTTTGACCACACTTACAAATGAAAAGCAATATCTGGAAGATTACCTGAATTATGTGGAAATCAGTAAAGCTTCCATTCTGTATGGAGACGATATCAGTTTGTATCAGAAATATGGTATTCCGGATGACATTGCACTGAAAGAATATTTGATTCAGGAAAAGATTCAGCATGTACAGCTGAATCATTCTATCCGAACAGATAGTTTGGTGGTATGGCAAAATGAACTGGAAAGGATATTTCAATTTTATAAATTTAAATATCCTGATTTTTTTGATGAAAAACTAAACAAAAAGAAGATCACTATTGCTGAAATTCAAAATAGAATGGGAGATTGTGAAGCAATTTTAAGTTATAATCTTACTTCAGATGCCTTATTTATATTTTCAATAACTGCCGATAATTGTAAATTAATCAGGAAAAATATTGATTCAAATCTTCCGGAAGATATCCGTAAAATCCAGCAAACAGACTTCAGTGAAAGCAGCCTTTCAAAACTTAAAAATGGTTATACAAGTCTGATTTCTGAAGATCTGCGTGCCTTTGATAAATTGACTATCATACCCGATGGCATCCTGAATACAATCAGTTTTGAAGGATTGGTTTCGGAATTCAATGAAAATAAAGTCGCATATGCTATTGAAAAACACAATTTTAGTAGTATTCCGTCTGTGATGTTCTATGTAAATAAATCTACAAATACTTATTACTTTGATCATAAGTCAACTGCACACTTTTTTGCATTTTCTGATCCGCAAACGATCAAAAATCAGACAGGAAATATACCGGAACTACCCGGGTCATATCTGGAATGCAAATCCAGCGCATCCGGATTTTTGAATTCAAAACTATATACCGGTTATCAAAGCACCCTTCCCAATTTTTTGAAAGCTTATACCGATAAATCTGCTCAGATTGTTCATCTTTCGGTACATGGGAATGCGGCCGATCAGGAGAAAAACAACGTATTGCTGCTGTTCAGGTCGAAAACAAAACCAAATGGAATCGATACACTATTCGGATATCAGCTTCGTAAATGGAGGTCACCTGCCAAAATGATAGTCCTTAGTGCCTGCGAGACCGGAAAAGGAAAAATCCTGGATCAGGAAGGAACATTCAGCATCGCAAGAGCCTTTATCCGCAACGGTGCCGGAATTGTCATTTCGTCATTATGGAAATTAGATGATGTCAGTACTAAAACGATTCTGAAGGACTTTTATAAAAATTCAGATATAAAAGACCCTTCAGAAAAGCTGCGTCAGGCAAAACTGAAGTATCTCCGCTCCGGCACTTACCATCACCCCTTTATGTGGGCAGGATTGGTTTATTCGGGTTGATTTTTTATAATCTAAAAACTCATATTGGCCAACTCAATTCTTCATGATACCAAAATCCACCGGGTGAATAAAGCTTTAAATCATCTGTAAAATCACAATCAAAAAGAGTAGAAGGTGCATTTGCCAATCTGGCTTGTAAGTTATTAAATTCTTCTATATCTGGAGAATAATAAAAACCAAAGAAGTCATCTTTTTTAATGCCAACATCAAATTTATTTGTGTTCCCATCATAAAATCCAATCATCGGCACAAAAATTCTGTCATTACTATCATATTTACTCACATCTGAATAATGAAATAACCGCGAATTATCATCATTTAATATCGGCTTTTGTCTTTGAGAGCAAGTAACCTTTGGAGGATGTAGAATAACAAAATCATTTTTATCCACTGTTCTCATCTTAAAAGTTGCTTCCCTTTTATCTTCATTAATTGTTACTCTTTCAGGATCATCTGTAGGAATGGGAAAGACAAAATCCAATTGTGAATACCTTTCAGGATCATGCTGACCTATTGTTTCATCAATAACCACCATTTTGTAGTCTGCTACCCAGAAATCTATATCGGGTAAATTTAGTGTTTTGATAAAGTGTTTAATTGAACCCTTCTCCAAAAATGATTTGTAAAACTGATCCGGGACAATTGATTCATTGCTGATGTCATTTTTAAAAATTTTCCGGATAGGAATTGTGTGCGAGTGTTGCATGTTGTTTTAAGTTTATGTTTTTAAAATACAAATATCATACTTAATGCATTTAATCATCCAAAGTAACCCAAAATTTATAAAAAATGGAATGATTATTTGAGCTATAAGTTTTACAAATATTGCATACACTTACCCATGATGTATATTTGGCTTCAAAAATAAAATACCACAATCAAATTTAGACAGTTTTATTCTTTAATTTTGCATTATCATTTAAAGTATTCAAAATGTGATAGTACGTTCTCTAAGAACCATTAAATAATGGCCATATTGATTAAAATGTATAAATTATTGCCTCCAAAGTGAAATCCTTTCATACCTCAGATAAAATAGAAGCAGGTTGCGATGAAGCAGGCAGGGGTTGTCTGGCAGGTCCGGTATTTGCCGCAGCAGTGATATTGCCTCCTGATTTCTTCGATCCCGAACTGACGGACTCCAAAAAACTGAATCACAAAACGAAGGAAAGACTCAGGAATTTAATTGAAAAAGAAGCATTGGCTTACGCCGTAGCATCTTCAGACCATAGCGAAATTGACAAGAATAACATTCTGAGAGCCTCCATATTGACTATGCATAAAGCACTTGAAAAACTGAATATGTCCCCTGAACTCATTTTGGTGGATGGCAATAAGTTTTTACCCTTCAGAAATATTGCATACGAATGTATCATTAAAGGCGATGGTAAATATTTTTCCATCGCCGCCGCCTCCGTACTTGCTAAAACCTACCGGGACGACTAT
The genomic region above belongs to Saprospiraceae bacterium and contains:
- a CDS encoding sigma-70 family RNA polymerase sigma factor; the protein is MDWIRKIKTDENSALTEIYLLYRDECISWLQIEFTLDIQDASDVFQLSVVILYDNVITGKLTELSTDVKKYLYGIARNKSLELYREKKRLNIQDSNLLMNRYVQMENDSDIHEKEILENQISKMINCLHIMGDPCRSVLQLFYFNNMSMEEISYLMGYKNADTVKNQKYKCLKRLQKTFSEHIVINN
- a CDS encoding CHAT domain-containing protein, which codes for MSILRQAENTFGTDRKASQLLFADVLKHISDARLYNYALFHIRLTDHFEGYFCQKTAAHMPDFKLSENDVLTDLLMTVDSVFLLESINGVRLAELSESFTEFPWIYGLSQMALGLHFKYYLHEHLTSLAYFNLAVNHLTKHPIGYTMTVYAIKESIQQAFHLREMLTAEASGQQALFYANFIPEDTISTVLSLVASGYSRVNDDTDFSKKQFRKAYELTKNSQYVFLHQEVLKYLSHYHFPEKSSDFELFLSLYKTSVHKYGDKMNLEKNLGQFEMMKNNPKAAIIHLEKALDYCNKLKRPDKAMKETILGYLKDACLSLGYFENAIVSSLAQINVSLSVPVCIECLYARFSDSLIQLPNAYIVANEMSQILRKRYHQKKNIEDLYIALKFSKLSIDYLALPHTTLEENKKITLVEYSKYIIDDCIELLYLLTTLTNEKQYLEDYLNYVEISKASILYGDDISLYQKYGIPDDIALKEYLIQEKIQHVQLNHSIRTDSLVVWQNELERIFQFYKFKYPDFFDEKLNKKKITIAEIQNRMGDCEAILSYNLTSDALFIFSITADNCKLIRKNIDSNLPEDIRKIQQTDFSESSLSKLKNGYTSLISEDLRAFDKLTIIPDGILNTISFEGLVSEFNENKVAYAIEKHNFSSIPSVMFYVNKSTNTYYFDHKSTAHFFAFSDPQTIKNQTGNIPELPGSYLECKSSASGFLNSKLYTGYQSTLPNFLKAYTDKSAQIVHLSVHGNAADQEKNNVLLLFRSKTKPNGIDTLFGYQLRKWRSPAKMIVLSACETGKGKILDQEGTFSIARAFIRNGAGIVISSLWKLDDVSTKTILKDFYKNSDIKDPSEKLRQAKLKYLRSGTYHHPFMWAGLVYSG
- a CDS encoding MerR family transcriptional regulator, translated to MVAYSIKDLENLSGLKAHTLRIWEKRYGIISPRRTDTNIRYYEDTDLQKILNISLLNRKGYKISKIAGMSGDELKQKVAELTEVGVAFEDQVDSLMMAMFELNESKFNIILDHQIESKGFEHTMNDVVYPLLDKLSMMWIAGSIKSVHENFVSNLIKWKTIVAIDKLKVTIQHPGLKFLIYLPEAETHELSLHFLHFILKKYGAHVINLGSNVPLIDVLEGQNILNANYIFTIFNDSFADVPLQPYIDELSKNCGDAKILISGFQTVSQKITLAENVINISSIDKLKEFIENSKNID
- a CDS encoding YceI family protein, giving the protein MSKFLKLTFLFITVSMIAVSCKNKPAGDAAGVGEAGDVSQTTGTVYTTDATLAKIAWEGSKPGGKHNGIISISEGSLTVTEGVVSGGTFTIDMNSINVADLEGKYKEDLEAHLKGTANEGKTDFFNVTQFPTAKFEITKVTELAGDAEGNALVYGNLTLLDVTKEVNFKATVSVSEDQVTVNTPPFTINRTDWGIKYGSKSFFDDLKDKFIEDNIGLSISLTAQKPAM
- a CDS encoding ribonuclease HII codes for the protein MKSFHTSDKIEAGCDEAGRGCLAGPVFAAAVILPPDFFDPELTDSKKLNHKTKERLRNLIEKEALAYAVASSDHSEIDKNNILRASILTMHKALEKLNMSPELILVDGNKFLPFRNIAYECIIKGDGKYFSIAAASVLAKTYRDDYMHTIHQEYPVYGWDVNKGYPTEAHRKGISEFGPSPYHRMTFRLLPEIKQGVLF